Sequence from the Microbacterium sp. AZCO genome:
CGACTGCAGCAGAGCGTTGAACGGGCCGGTGAGCGACCCGTCCGGGTGAGTGAGCGCGAAGTGCTGCGGACCGGAGCCACGGGGTCCTCCCGTGATCGCGTCGTAGAGCGTGCGCTGCTCGGCGTCTAGGGCCGAGGGAGGAAGCAGAGGGATGCGCGGCACGGCTGGCCTCCTTCGTGGAACGGCGCGAATTGACAGGACCCGCTCCATCAGCATACATTCATCAAGCGAAAGTTAGTTTCATCGAATGAAGTGCAAGGAGGCGCGGATGTCCGGCACCGCCCATGCTCCCCTCGAGGTCCAGGCGAACACCGACTGGCTGGGGCTGCGCGGAGCGCGCGTCGTCGTCGCCGGCGCGGGCGGCATCGGAGGCGCGTGTGCGCTCGCCTACGCCGCCGCCGGGGCATCCGTCGTCGTCGTCGACCGGGATGCTGCCGCGCTCGCGGCCCTCGCGTCGGCGCCGGGCACTGCGGCAGCCGAGCGGTTCGAAACGATCGCGGCAGACCTGTCCGGGCACGGATCGGGGGAGCGCGTCATCGCCGAGGCGGTCGAGCGACTCGGCGGCATCGACGTGCTGCTGCACGCCGTCGGCATCAACGACCGCCGCCCGATCCTCGAGTTCACCGAGGACGAGTGGGAGCGCGTCATGCGCATCAACCTCTTCACCCTCTTCGGCCTCGCCCAGGCCGCCGGCCGCCGGATGGTCGAGCAGGGCCACGGGCGAGTGCTGGCGCTCTCGAGCGTCTCGGGCCTGCTCGCCCACCATTCGCATGGGCCGTACGCGGCGTCCAAGGGCGGCATCAACCAGCTGCTCCGCGTGATGGCGCGCGAGTGGGCGGCATCCGGTGTCACCGTCAACGCGCTCGCGCCCGGCTACATCGAGACTCCGCTGACCGCCGGGCACCTGTCGAAGCCCGGCAAGCGGGAGGAGCTCGAGAGCCTCGTTCCCGCGGGCCGGCTCGGCACGCCCGACGAGCTCACGGGCCCCGCACTCTTCCTGTCGTCGCGTCATGCGGGCTTCATCACGGGCCACATCATGTACATCGACGGCGGACGCACACTGGTCTGATCAAGAGAAGGGATCGACGGATGACGCAGATCTTCCCCCGCTTCGCGGGCAAGACGGTGCTCGTCACGGGCGCCGGCACGGGCTTCGGCGCCGAGGTCGCGGTGCGCGCCGCGCAGGAGGGCGCGAGGGTCGCCGTGCACTACCGCTCGTCGAAGGCGGGCGCCGAGGCGACGCTGCAGCGCATCCGCGAGGCGGGCAGCGACGGCATCCTCGTGCAGGGCGATATCGGCTCGTGGGCCGAGATCAAGCGCATGGCCGACGAGGTGTGGGAGGCGTTCGGCGTGCTCGACGTGCTCGTCAACAACGTCGGCGACGTCTCGAGCGAGCAGATGTCGTGGCGCGACCTCACGCAGGAGGCCCTCGACGCGGTCGTCGACGTCGACGTCAAGGGGACGCTCCTCATGACTCACGAGTTCGGCGAGCGGATGCTCGAGCAGGGCCACGGCAACATCATCAACGTCGGCTCGACGGTCATCGTGCGCGGGTCGCCTCGGGCTCCGCAGTACGCCGCGGCGAAGTACGCGATCCTCGGCATCACGAAGTCGTACGCCAAGGTGCTCGCTCCCGCCGTGCGGGTCAACACGTTCGCGCCTGGCTTCATGGAGACCGAGCGGCTGCTGCAGCGCGAGGACTGGAAGTCGGGCCGCCGCGAGGTGCTCATCTCGCAGACGCCGATGGGCCACATCCCGCCACCCGAGTTCGTCGCGGGCACGTGCCTGTGGCTCGCGACCGACGAGTCGGCGCATCTGACCGGCGGCTACCTGCTCGCCGACGGCGGCTTCAACATGGTCGGCGCGTAGGCGTCCGCTCCTTCGACACGCTCAGGAACCTGGAGAGACACACATGAAACTCATCACCTTCGACGGCGGCCGCGTCGGCCGCCTTGAGCTCGAAGAAGGCACCGTCATCGAACTCGACGTGCCCTCGACGCGCGAGTACTTCGAGCGCGGCGGCGACGTTCGCGAGACGGGCGAGCGGCTGAACTACGCCGACGTGAAGCTCGAGGCGCCCATCCGCCCCAAGAAGTTCTTCCACACGGCGGGCAACTTCGCCGACCACCACAACGAGCTCACGGCCGTCGACTGGTCGCACCCCGTGCACAAGGGCATCGTGTTCTTCCAGAACCTCGACGCGATCATCGGCCCCGACGACGACATCGTCTACCCCGAGGGCCTGACGAAGGAGCTCGACTACGAGCTCGAGCTTGCGATCGTGATCGGCAAGTCGGGCAAGTTCTTCGGACCGGACGAGGCTGAGGACTACATCGCCGGCTTCACGGTCTTCAACGACATCACGGCGCGGGACATCCAGCGCAAGGAGATGGAGTCCGGCGTCTTCTCGTTCTCCAAGGGCATCGACACCTTCTGCCCCATCGGGCCGTGGATCGTCACGAAGGACGAGATCCCCGACATGCACAACCTCGCGATGCAGCTGCGTGTCAACGGCGAGGTGCGTCAGCAGGGCAGCACCAACCAGACCCGCATCCGCTGGCCGCACCTCGTGGCCTACCACTCGCCGCAGGTCTACAGCGCCGGCGACCTCATCACGACCGGCACCATCTCGGGCGTCGCGGCCGTGCAGCAGAACCCGTTCGACTTCTACCTCCAGCCCGGCGACGTCGTCGAGGCCGAGATCGAGGGCGTCGGCATCCTGCGCAACACGGTCATCTCTTGGGAGGAGCGCTACGGCGAGCCCGCACCCCAGAGGGTCGACTGGTGAGGATCGCCGCTCTCGCGGGCCGGCTCGTGCTCGTCGGGCCGGACGGAACGGCGACGGATGCCGCGACCGCCTCCGACGGGCGGTTCGGCCCCGATCCCATGTCGGCCTTCGCCGACTGGGACGCGTTCCGGGCGTGGGCGGCCGACGTCTCGGACCCGGGCGTGACCCTCGACCGCGCCGAGCTCGGCCCACCCGTCCCGCGGCCGCCGCAGGTCTTCGCGATCGGCGTGAACTACCGCGAGCACGCCGACGAGGCCGGCTACCCACCCAACAGCCTCCCCGTGACGTTCACGAAGTTCCCCTCGAGCCTCACGGGGCCCGAGGCCACCGTGACGCTCCCCGAGGGCAACGTCGACTGGGAGGTCGAGCTCGTCGTCGCGATCGGCAGGGGCGGCCACGGCATCCGTCGCGAAGAAGCCTGGCAGCACGTCGCGGGCCTCACGATCGGCCAGGACCTCTCGGAGCGGGTCGCGCAGCTCGAGGGCACTCGTCCGCAGTTCAGCCTCGCGAAGTCGCACCCCGGCTTCTCTCCCACCGGTCCGTGGCTCGTCACGCCCGACGAGTTCGCCGACCCCGCTGATCTCGCGATCTCGTGCGCGCTCGACGGCGAGACCCTGCAGGACTCGCGCACGTCGCGCATGATCTACGACATCCCCGAGCTCATCTTCCGGCTGTCGGCGGTCGTGACCCTCCTGCCCGGAGACCTCATCTTCACCGGCACTCCGTCGGGCATCGGGAACGCACGCACGCCGAAGCGGTTCATCCACGCGGGCGAGGTGCTCACCTCCGAGATCGAGGGCATCGGGTCTCTGACGACCCGGTTCGCGTGATGGTGCGTTCGACTCTGCCGATCCGGCCCGCGTGCCGGGTCGTCATCGACAACGACTGGGCGGGTGACCCCGACGGACTCGTCGCGCTCGCGCATCACCTCCTGTCGCCCTCGAATGAGTTGCGGGCGGTGACATCGTCGTCGCTCAACACCGTTTTCGGACCGAACGACGGCGCCGCCGATCGCGGCGCCGAGTTCGCGCGCGAGCTCGTGGACCTGTGCGGGGTGACGGTCGCGGTCGTCGCGGGACCGGATGCCTCGTTCACCGGCATCCGGCGCGCCAATTCCGCCGCAGATGCGATCGTCGCGGAAGCCGACCGGGACGACCCGCTGCCGCTCTACGTCGTGTGCGCCGGACCGCTCACCAACGTCGCCGACGCGCTGCTGGCGCGCCCCGACCTCGCCGACGACGTCGTCCTCGTGTGGGTCGGCGGCACGACGGAGCCGGGCGGCTGGGAGTACAACCGGGCGACGGATGAGGATGCCGCCGCCTTCGTGCTCGGCACGTCGGCGCGCGTCATCCAGTACCCCCTCGAGTCGTATCGGCGGGCCCGCATCTCGGTTGCAGAGCTCGAGCACGACCTCGTGAGCACGGGCTCCGTCGGTGCTTGGCTGTGGCGGCGCTTCATCGAGCTGCCGCTCCCGCCCGGGGTCTTAGTCGGTGAGGTCTGGGCGCTCGGCGACAGCCTTCCCGTGCTCGTGACGGCCCTCGGCCGGTCGTCGTTCGAGGAGCTCTCGACCGAACCGGGCGTCCGGGAGGTCGACGCCGACGACGTGCGCCTGCTCGTCGGAGACCTGCTGGCCAAGCTCCGCCGCCACGCTGCATCCGCCTGACCCGGCCCGCCGGCCCCGCCACATCGTCGGAGATCGCCGCAACGTCGGGGCGACTCGCCGCGAGCCGGCCCGACGTTGAGGTGATCTCCGACGCTGCGGCGAGGCGCAGCAGCGCGTCAGCGCGAGCGCACGGCCTCGACCATGAGGGCGAGCGTCGCCTCGGCCGCGGGCTCGCCGACCATGTTGAGGAACCCGTGCACGGCGCCCCGCTGCCGCACGAGACGCACGTCGACGCCGGCGAGGGCGAGCTCGGCGGCGAAGGATTCCGCGCTCGGTCGCAGGCTGTCGCGATCGGCGGTGACGAGGAGTGTCGGAGGCAGCCCCACGACGTCGTGGCCGCCCGCGAAGGCGTAGCCGTGCTCGTCGGCCGCGGGGTCGGGCAGGTAGTTGCTGTTGAGCGCCTCACGCGTCTCGGGCGTGAAGATCAGGAAGGGCGGCAGGTCGTCGAGGATCGCCTGCAGCTCGGCGTTGGGGGCGAGGATCCCGTCGTGCACCGACGCGTAGATGAGGGCCAGGATGCTGGGCACCGTCGTCGCGCGGTCGCGCAGACGCATCGCGGCTCCCGCCGCGAGGTTGCCGCCCGCGCTCGCCCCGCCGAGCGCCACCCGGCTCGGATCGGCGCCGAACTCCGCGGCGTGGGCGACCGCCCAGTCGAACGCAGCCACGACCTGGAGAGAGGCGACGGGGAAGCGCGCACGCGGGCCCGCCGCGTCGGCCTCGGCGCGCAGCTGCTCCGGCGACGGCACCGGCGCGTCGGGAGGAGGGGGTCCCAGGGACTCGAGCGCGTCCAGCGGGGCGAGCGTGTAGTCCACGGAGACGACCGTGATGCCCTGCTCGCTGAGGCGCCGGCCGACCTGGTCGGCCTCGGGCATCTCGAGGGTGCCGAACATGAACGCTCCGCCGTGCATCCACGCGAGCATCGCCCCGTTCGGCTCCGCCGCCGGATACACGCGCACGCGGAAGTCGAAGCCGCCGCCCTCGAGGGCGACATC
This genomic interval carries:
- a CDS encoding SDR family oxidoreductase, with amino-acid sequence MSGTAHAPLEVQANTDWLGLRGARVVVAGAGGIGGACALAYAAAGASVVVVDRDAAALAALASAPGTAAAERFETIAADLSGHGSGERVIAEAVERLGGIDVLLHAVGINDRRPILEFTEDEWERVMRINLFTLFGLAQAAGRRMVEQGHGRVLALSSVSGLLAHHSHGPYAASKGGINQLLRVMAREWAASGVTVNALAPGYIETPLTAGHLSKPGKREELESLVPAGRLGTPDELTGPALFLSSRHAGFITGHIMYIDGGRTLV
- a CDS encoding SDR family oxidoreductase, producing MTQIFPRFAGKTVLVTGAGTGFGAEVAVRAAQEGARVAVHYRSSKAGAEATLQRIREAGSDGILVQGDIGSWAEIKRMADEVWEAFGVLDVLVNNVGDVSSEQMSWRDLTQEALDAVVDVDVKGTLLMTHEFGERMLEQGHGNIINVGSTVIVRGSPRAPQYAAAKYAILGITKSYAKVLAPAVRVNTFAPGFMETERLLQREDWKSGRREVLISQTPMGHIPPPEFVAGTCLWLATDESAHLTGGYLLADGGFNMVGA
- a CDS encoding fumarylacetoacetate hydrolase family protein, with product MKLITFDGGRVGRLELEEGTVIELDVPSTREYFERGGDVRETGERLNYADVKLEAPIRPKKFFHTAGNFADHHNELTAVDWSHPVHKGIVFFQNLDAIIGPDDDIVYPEGLTKELDYELELAIVIGKSGKFFGPDEAEDYIAGFTVFNDITARDIQRKEMESGVFSFSKGIDTFCPIGPWIVTKDEIPDMHNLAMQLRVNGEVRQQGSTNQTRIRWPHLVAYHSPQVYSAGDLITTGTISGVAAVQQNPFDFYLQPGDVVEAEIEGVGILRNTVISWEERYGEPAPQRVDW
- a CDS encoding fumarylacetoacetate hydrolase family protein; this translates as MRIAALAGRLVLVGPDGTATDAATASDGRFGPDPMSAFADWDAFRAWAADVSDPGVTLDRAELGPPVPRPPQVFAIGVNYREHADEAGYPPNSLPVTFTKFPSSLTGPEATVTLPEGNVDWEVELVVAIGRGGHGIRREEAWQHVAGLTIGQDLSERVAQLEGTRPQFSLAKSHPGFSPTGPWLVTPDEFADPADLAISCALDGETLQDSRTSRMIYDIPELIFRLSAVVTLLPGDLIFTGTPSGIGNARTPKRFIHAGEVLTSEIEGIGSLTTRFA
- a CDS encoding nucleoside hydrolase, producing MVRSTLPIRPACRVVIDNDWAGDPDGLVALAHHLLSPSNELRAVTSSSLNTVFGPNDGAADRGAEFARELVDLCGVTVAVVAGPDASFTGIRRANSAADAIVAEADRDDPLPLYVVCAGPLTNVADALLARPDLADDVVLVWVGGTTEPGGWEYNRATDEDAAAFVLGTSARVIQYPLESYRRARISVAELEHDLVSTGSVGAWLWRRFIELPLPPGVLVGEVWALGDSLPVLVTALGRSSFEELSTEPGVREVDADDVRLLVGDLLAKLRRHAASA
- a CDS encoding alpha/beta hydrolase fold domain-containing protein — its product is MTETHDVALEGGGFDFRVRVYPAAEPNGAMLAWMHGGAFMFGTLEMPEADQVGRRLSEQGITVVSVDYTLAPLDALESLGPPPPDAPVPSPEQLRAEADAAGPRARFPVASLQVVAAFDWAVAHAAEFGADPSRVALGGASAGGNLAAGAAMRLRDRATTVPSILALIYASVHDGILAPNAELQAILDDLPPFLIFTPETREALNSNYLPDPAADEHGYAFAGGHDVVGLPPTLLVTADRDSLRPSAESFAAELALAGVDVRLVRQRGAVHGFLNMVGEPAAEATLALMVEAVRSR